The Xiphophorus couchianus chromosome 5, X_couchianus-1.0, whole genome shotgun sequence genome includes a region encoding these proteins:
- the LOC114145376 gene encoding protein CutA homolog isoform X1: MRSGAPGAETFQSGSLKALILTALLSVFMFQLLRTVGLRAFSMASETYMSGTHSAAFVTCPNDTVAKDLARGIVERKLAACVNIVPAIKSVYEWQGKIEEDNEVLLMIKTRSSRVPALAEYVRSNHPYEVAEVISLPIEQGNPPYLKWIGDVVPE; the protein is encoded by the exons ATGCGCAGTGGAGCGCCCGGCGCAGAGACATTCCAGAGTGGATCCTTAAAGGCTCTGATTTTG ACGGCGCTCCTGAGTGTGTTTATGTTCCAGCTGCTGAGGACTGTTGGACTGCGAGCGTTCTCCATGGCATCCGAGACGTACATGTCGGGAACACACTCTGCTGCTTTCGTCACCTGTCCAAATGACACTGTAGCTAAAGACTTGGCTAG AGGGATTGTGGAAAGGAAACTGGCTGCTTGTGTGAACATCGTCCCAGCGATTAAATCGGT ATATGAATGGCAGGGAAAGATAGAAGAGGATAATGAAGTACTTCTG ATGATCAAAACAAGAAGTTCCAGAGTGCCTGCGCTTGCTGAATATGTCcg CTCTAACCATCCCTACGAGGTGGCCGAGGTCATCAGTCTGCCTATTGAGCAGGGCAACCCACCTTACCTCAAGTGGATAGGAGATGTTGTGCCTGAGTAG
- the LOC114145376 gene encoding protein CutA homolog isoform X2: protein MRSGAPGAETFQSGSLKALILLLRTVGLRAFSMASETYMSGTHSAAFVTCPNDTVAKDLARGIVERKLAACVNIVPAIKSVYEWQGKIEEDNEVLLMIKTRSSRVPALAEYVRSNHPYEVAEVISLPIEQGNPPYLKWIGDVVPE, encoded by the exons ATGCGCAGTGGAGCGCCCGGCGCAGAGACATTCCAGAGTGGATCCTTAAAGGCTCTGATTTTG CTGCTGAGGACTGTTGGACTGCGAGCGTTCTCCATGGCATCCGAGACGTACATGTCGGGAACACACTCTGCTGCTTTCGTCACCTGTCCAAATGACACTGTAGCTAAAGACTTGGCTAG AGGGATTGTGGAAAGGAAACTGGCTGCTTGTGTGAACATCGTCCCAGCGATTAAATCGGT ATATGAATGGCAGGGAAAGATAGAAGAGGATAATGAAGTACTTCTG ATGATCAAAACAAGAAGTTCCAGAGTGCCTGCGCTTGCTGAATATGTCcg CTCTAACCATCCCTACGAGGTGGCCGAGGTCATCAGTCTGCCTATTGAGCAGGGCAACCCACCTTACCTCAAGTGGATAGGAGATGTTGTGCCTGAGTAG
- the LOC114145376 gene encoding protein CutA homolog isoform X3 → MFQLLRTVGLRAFSMASETYMSGTHSAAFVTCPNDTVAKDLARGIVERKLAACVNIVPAIKSVYEWQGKIEEDNEVLLMIKTRSSRVPALAEYVRSNHPYEVAEVISLPIEQGNPPYLKWIGDVVPE, encoded by the exons ATGTTCCAGCTGCTGAGGACTGTTGGACTGCGAGCGTTCTCCATGGCATCCGAGACGTACATGTCGGGAACACACTCTGCTGCTTTCGTCACCTGTCCAAATGACACTGTAGCTAAAGACTTGGCTAG AGGGATTGTGGAAAGGAAACTGGCTGCTTGTGTGAACATCGTCCCAGCGATTAAATCGGT ATATGAATGGCAGGGAAAGATAGAAGAGGATAATGAAGTACTTCTG ATGATCAAAACAAGAAGTTCCAGAGTGCCTGCGCTTGCTGAATATGTCcg CTCTAACCATCCCTACGAGGTGGCCGAGGTCATCAGTCTGCCTATTGAGCAGGGCAACCCACCTTACCTCAAGTGGATAGGAGATGTTGTGCCTGAGTAG
- the LOC114145375 gene encoding somatostatin receptor type 3, translated as MELIQATQVSLVPQEGTTATWNNNSVLLYYRPLFSTVPYAPLPSISQAEESFLFNSSCLNSTKSTPTSLPGLAGIFIPLIYGIVCIVGLLGNTLVIHVIVNYTKNESVTNIYILNLAIADELFMLGLPFLAVQNALLSWPFGSLMCRVVMTVDAFNQFTSIFCLTVMSVDRYLAVVHPIRASWWRRPHVAKAISATVWLVSFVVVLPVVVFADVLKDDGNCSIVWPEPAEVWKTSFIVYTCTVGFFCPLLVISLCYLLIIVKVRNVGRRTQTTSSRRRRSERKITRMVVVVVAVFVFCWLPFYALNILNLLVVLPGDFRGLYYFVVVLSYANSCANPILYGFLSDNFKRGFRKALCRASRKVKNNEKAGTEVQRPTEEWGGIVLLSQKRITNMHGKYCGENDVLEEVVGAEGGLQMRERSRLSHKGQNSKAEDDGTSPVIQEANPELTPGDDALEIAHCKANKCQNRNSQTEEVTDKNSVLEISYL; from the exons ATGGAGCTCATCCAGGCCACCCAGGTTTCCCTAGTGCCACAGGAAGGAACCACTGCAACCTGGAACAACAACTCAGTCCTTCTCTACTACCGCCCCTTGTTCTCCACCGTCCCCTACGCACCACTTCCCAGCATCAGTCAAGCTGAGGAATCTTTCCTATTTAACAGCAGTTGTTTAAACTCTACTAAAAGCACACCCACATCCCTCCCTGGGTTGGCAGGAATCTTCATTCCTCTTATTTATGGCATAGTGTGTATAGTTGGCTTACTGGGAAACACTCTGGTCATCCACGTCATCGTAAACTACACCAAGAATGAGTCGGTCACAAACATCTACATCCTCAATCTTGCCATCGCAGATGAACTTTTTATGCTAGGTTTGCCCTTTTTGGCTGTGCAAAATGCTCTCCTCTCTTGGCCCTTTGGCTCACTGATGTGCCGTGTTGTGATGACAGTGGACGCCTTCAACCAGTTCACCAGCATCTTTTGTCTCACTGTGATGTCAGTGGATCGATACTTGGCTGTCGTCCACCCAATCCGGGCCTCCTGGTGGCGACGCCCCCATGTAGCAAAGGCTATCAGTGCCACAGTTTGGCTGGTGTCCTTTGTGGTGGTGCTGCCGGTGGTGGTCTTCGCCGATGTTCTGAAGGATGACGGGAACTGCAGCATTGTGTGGCCTGAACCAGCCGAAGTGTGGAAAACATCTTTTATTGTGTACACGTGCACTGTTGGCTTCTTCTGTCCTTTGCTTGTCATCTCTTTATGCTACCTGCTGATCATCGTCAAG GTGAGGAATGTTGGGAGGCGGACCCAGACCACATCCTCCAGACGCAGGAGGTCGGAGCGAAAAATCACACGAATGGTGGTGGTAGTCGTAGCAGTGTTCGTTTTCTGTTGGCTACCATTCTATGCCCTCAACATCTTAAACCTGCTCGTGGTCCTGCCCGGAGACTTCAGGGGGCTCTACTATTTTGTTGTCGTGCTTTCATATGCAAATAGCTGCGCCAACCCCATACTGTATGGTTTTCTGTCAGACAACTTCAAGAGAGGCTTCAGGAAGGCCTTGTGCCGCGCTTCACGCAAGGTGAAGAACAATGAAAAGGCTGGCACCGAGGTACAGCGGCCGACGGAGGAGTGGGGCGGCATCGTACTCCTGTCGCAGAAGAGAATCACCAACATGCATGGGAAATATTGTGGTGAAAATGATGTACTGGAGGAAGTAGTTGGAGCAGAGGGAGGCTTGCAAATGAGAGAAAGGAGCAGATTGTCACATAAAGGACAAAACTCCAAAGCAGAAGATGATGGTACATCCCCTGTTATACAGGAAGCTAATCCTGAACTGACTCCAGGTGATGATGCTCTTGAGATAGCTCATTGTAAGGCCAATAAATGTCAGAACAGGAACTCACAAACTGAAGAGGTCACAGACAAAAACTCTGTGCTCGAAATTAGCTATCTGTAA
- the LOC114144414 gene encoding snake venom serine protease BthaTL-like, translating to MAAMTVLLVLLWLGVTTSSKVDLQKRIIRGQPCSQNERRYHVLLVATDRKGQSFCGGSLLRNGWILTAAHCWESGQKVDAYLGWHLGNREPIRIPLGFFKRPKIYKVGFWFFGKQHDLMLLKLPDTATIPQDVTTIQLPDCSHRPNINDVVQIAGQGSTFGSIFTTRRPGFTRDLQCANINKVRCPQQQIFPRNKYIYKYLFCGQTPGVDLCSGDSGGGIEYNGRIYGIHVLGGKYPCRTPAAFMDLCHQDYLSWIENTIGPAPNPGYDV from the exons ATGGCTGCCATGacggttctcctggttctgctgtGGCTCG GTGTCACAACAAGCTCAAAGGTCGATCTGCAAAAGAGAATCATCAGGGGTCAACCATGCAGCCAGAATGAGCGCCGGTATCATGTTCTCTTAGTGGCAACAGACAGGAAGGGCCAAAGTTTTTGTGGAGGCTCTCTACTGCGTAACGGCTGGATCctgactgcagctcactgctggGAAAGTGGACA GAAGGTTGATGCATATTTAGGATGGCACTTGGGTAACAGAGAACCAATACGCATACCACTGGGTTTCTTTAAAAGACCTAAAATTTATAAAGTCGGATTCTGGTTTTTTGGAAAGCAACATGACTTGATGCTGCTGAAGCTCCCTGACACGGCAACGATTCCACAAGACGTGACAACGATCCAGCTTCCTGACTGCTCACACCGGCCTAACAT AAACGATGTGGTGCAGATTGCAGGTCAAGGTTCGACTTTTGGAAGTATTTTTACCACCAGAA GACCTGGCTTTACACGAGATCTTCAGTGTGCGAATATTAATAAGGTTAGATGTcctcaacaacaaatatttccCAGGAACAAgtacatttacaaatatttgttcTGTGGCCAAACTCCAGGAGTGGATCTGTGCTCG GGCGACTCTGGTGGAGGAATTGAGTACAACGGCAGGATTTATGGTATCCATGTTTTAGGTGGAAAATATCCATGCAGGACACCAGCAGCATTCATGGATCTCTGCCATCAAGACTATCTGAGCTGGATTGAAAATACTATTGGACCAGCTCCAAACCCAGGATATGATGTCtaa